One genomic region from Vanacampus margaritifer isolate UIUO_Vmar chromosome 2, RoL_Vmar_1.0, whole genome shotgun sequence encodes:
- the mylk5 gene encoding myosin light chain kinase, smooth muscle — translation MSVDAGGQQRYVSTFRMRIKSGNTPRSADRVTTDGAPHSHQRVDPPVFVRPLRDCCVDEGDDIALSGVLSGSQPVKVTWLHNGETARFGIPAQDGGNVSLVVRECLPEDAGAYTCVAENAAGKTSCCAAVFVTDFETICGLQSRASANKSIMGSGKPAQSPHEVQRSSRGSTGTSPTSSDPQSPVSSPREVIPKKRANSGTGPVLRLEKPPQFVEVKAGHPARVTCRFTGSPPVVSCWIRNKEQLVDGPEVWTENSDESSTLVLAAAGAEHTGRYTILVKDRKSSAQHTLTLSVIDKPQPPVSCPLVSLVSPENLVLSWSGPCYDGGSAVLGYVVEVRPEGQEWSELTAQCASTSYRVCGGLQPEEEYCFRVKAYNAVGVSEPGPASPGVTMDHKDSEATHEEEEEEDSPAAFVSIDSVHKVTEHYDVQEKLGMGKFGLVFKLKHRMSGRVCAGKFYKGRRTKEREAARREIELMNKLHHPKLVRCLAAYDHKPDMVMVMEFIAGGELFERIVDDNFEHTEPASVRYMHQILQGVSFMHRQLIVHLDLKPENIVCVDTGGTAVKIIDFGLATQLDGKTDLRVMQGTPEFVAPEVINYEPVCLATDMWSIGVICYILLSGESPFQGSSDADTLALVTAAQWEFDEESFEDITDQAKHFIRSLLEKDPRRRMSCEDALAHAWMAAFDSAVPASTKSLPKDKMKRFLARQKWKKAGKAMLALKRMALLSKGDSTCSPTSPAEECPMTPETEDALLSLERKMQGPPRFTKTLQDQIVSTGASAHLDCHLTGYPDPDVVWLCGEEPVDESPTVRIEYEEDGRCTLILAKAGTHDSNVYTCKATNDHGETSCSASLVVRESD, via the exons ATGAGCGTGGACGCAGGAGGACAGCAGCGTTACGTGTCCACCTTCAGGATGCGCATCAAGTCTGGGAACACGCCGAGAAGCGCCGACAGAGTGACAACAGACG GCGCTCCTCACTCTCACCAGCGCGTCGACCCACCCGTCTTCGTGCGGCCTCTGCGGGACTGCTGCGTGGATGAAGGCGACGATATCGCCCTGAGCGGCGTCCTCTCTGGGAGTCAACCCGTCAAAGTCACATGGTTGCACAATG GTGAGACGGCCCGTTTCGGAATTCCCGCCCAGGATGGCGGCAACGTAAGCTTGGTTGTGCGTGAGTGCCTGCCGGAGGATGCCGGCGCATACACCTGTGTGGCGGAAAACGCGGCGGGGAAAACTTCCTGTTGCGCCGCTGTGTTTGTTACAG ACTTTGAAACTATTTGTGGCCTGCAGAGTCGAGCTTCTGCAAACAAGAGCATTATGGGAAGCGGGAAGCCAGCTCAGTCTCCTCATGAAGTTCAACGCAGCTCCAGAGGGTCCACTGGAACTTCCCCTACCAGCTCTGATCCACAGAGTCCGGTCTCTTCTCCACgag AGGTCATTCCGAAGAAGAGAGCCAACTCAGGGACAG GTCCAGTGTTGCGCTTGGAGAAGCCGCCACAATTCGTGGAGGTGAAGGCGGGACATCCGGCACGCGTCACATGTCGATTCACCGGCAGCCCCCCTGTGGTGTCCTGCTGGATAAGAAACAAGGAGCAG TTAGTGGACGGTCCAGAGGTTTGGACAGAGAACTCGGACGAGAGCAGCACGTTGGTCTTGGCCGCGGCGGGAGCAGAGCACACGGGCCGCTACACTATTTTGGTCAAGGACCGCAAGAGCTCGGCCCAGCACACACTCACCCTTTCCGTCATAG ACAAGCCGCAGCCGCCCGTCTCCTGTCCTCTGGTCTCCCTGGTGTCCCCCGAGAACCTAGTGCTGTCCTGGTCGGGGCCCTGCTACGACGGGGGCAGCGCCGTGCTAGGCTACGTGGTGGAGGTCCGACCCGAGGGCCAGGAGTGGAGCGAGCTCACGGCCCAGTGTGCGAGCACGTCGTACAGGGTGTGCGGCGGCCTGCAGCCTGAGGAAGAGTACTGCTTCCGGGTTAAGGCCTACAACGCGGTGGGGGTCAGTGAGCCTGGACCAGCATCACCTGGGGTCACCATGGACCACAAGG ATTCCGAGGCAACAcacgaagaagaagaggaagaggacagCCCCGCAGCTTTTGTCTCTATCGACTCCGTGCACAAAGTCACAGAGCACTACGACGTGCAGGAGAAGCTCGGGAT GGGTAAGTTTGGGCTGGTGTTCAAGCTGAAGCACCGGATGAGCGGCCGCGTGTGCGCCGGAAAGTTCTACAAAGGCCGACGCACCAAGGAGAGGGAGGCGGCCCGCAGGGAGATCGAGCTAATGAACAAGCTCCACCATCCCAAGCTGGTCCGCTGCCTGGCCGCCTACGACCACAAGCCCGACATGGTCATGGTCATGGAGTT catagCAGGCGGGGAACTCTTTGAGCGCATTGTGGACGACAACTTTGAGCACACGGAGCCCGCCAGCGTGCGCTACATGCATCAAATCCTGCAAGGCGTCTCCTTCATGCACCGGCAGCTCATCGTCCATTTGGACCTCAAACCAGAGAACATCGTGTGCGTCGACACTGGCGGCACCGCTGTCAAGATCATCGACTTTGGACTGGCCACCCAACTCG ATGGCAAGACTGATCTAAGGGTGATGCAGGGGACCCCGGAGTTTGTGGCCCCTGAGGTGATCAACTACGAACCCGTGTGTTTGGCCACAGATATGTGGAGCATCGGCGTCATCTGCTACATACT ACTCAGTGGCGAGTCGCCGTTCCAGGGAAGCAGCGACGCTGACACGCTGGCCTTGGTGACGGCAGCCCAGTGGGAGTTTGACGAGGAGAGCTTTGAGGACATCACGGACCAGGCCAAACATTTCATCAGATCCTTGCTAGAGAAAGACCCCAG GCGACGCATGTCCTGCGAAGATGCCCTGGCTCACGCGTGGATGGCGGCGTTTGACTCGGCGGTGCCCGCCTCCACCAAGAGTCTTCCCAAGGACAAGATGAAGCGCTTTCTCGCCAGGCAGAAATGGAAG AAAGCAGGCAAGGCCATGCTGGCGTTGAAGAGAATGGCCTTACTGAGCAAAGGGGACAGCACTTGTTCTCCCACCAGCCCCGCAGAAG AGTGTCCCATGACACCAGAGACGGAAGACGCCCTGCTCTCATTGGAGCGCAAGATGCAGGGACCGCCACGCTTCACCAAGACCCTGCAGGACCAGATTGTCTCCACGGGGGCCAGCGCTCACCTCGACTGTCACCTCACGG GATATCCTGACCCGGATGTGGTGTGGCTGTGCGGAGAGGAGCCCGTGGACGAGTCGCCAACCGTTCGGATAGAGTACGAGGAAGATGGCCGCTGCACGTTGATCCTCGCCAAAGCGGGCACACACGACTCCAACGTTTACACCTGCAAGGCCACCAATGACCACGGAGAGACCTCCTGCTCGGCATCGCTCGTTGTCCGAGAATCGGACTAA